In one window of Alternaria dauci strain A2016 chromosome 7, whole genome shotgun sequence DNA:
- a CDS encoding mitochondrial 54S ribosomal protein uL11m produces the protein MARKAIAKDQIVKLIVGAGQASPSPPVGPALGSKGVKSMDFCKEFNARTAHYTPGTPIPARITVRPDRSFHFDLRTPPTATLLLSAAGVAPVKNKIRGAGNVPGPMNNHDGQKGKTSTSSPTVGNAVKGTVGTVSLKHVYEIAKIKHEILPMSILQIT, from the exons ATGGCGCGAAAAGCAATAGCAAAGGACCAAATCGTCAAATTGATCGTGGGCGCAGGGCAAGCATCGCCCTCGCCGCCCGTCGGTCCCGCGCTAGGAAGTAAAGGTGTAAAGAGCATGGATTTCTGCAAA GAATTCAACGCCCGCACCGCCCACTACACACCCGGGACCCCCATCCCCGCGCGCATAACCGTCCGCCCAGACCGCTCCTTCCACTTCGACCTGCGCACGCCGCCGACCGCCACACTGCTCCTCTCCGCCGCGGGCGTCGCGCCCGTCAAGAACAAGATCCGGGGTGCAGGCAATGTCCCCGGCCCCATGAACAACCACGACGGGCAAAAGGGCAAGACGTCGACGAGCAGTCCGACGGTTGGGAATGCGGTTAAGGGCACCGTGGGCACCGTGTCGCTCAAGCATGTGTATGAGATTGCGAAGATTAAGCATG AAATCCTCCCCATGAGTATCTTACAAATCACATAA